Proteins encoded in a region of the Mercenaria mercenaria strain notata chromosome 1, MADL_Memer_1, whole genome shotgun sequence genome:
- the LOC123538352 gene encoding dnaJ homolog subfamily C member 4-like isoform X10, with protein sequence MKVTDIKQNTSMLFNITLCKACLQRLVATNKFVRLKSHYAVLGVSNTATQKQIRDAYLKLSKQHHPDQNRQDPKSHEKFVKINEAYEVLSKDSSRRSYDDSVRVRNQPRPNFRTSHRPPNYYSSGQFYEDQGPFSDHNQYDPYSKRNAGSHYDPFSSYGYEHYQRQRPKTNRSRSHEFFSDAALKRLVVFYVLGYVIIPYFVLAKLFAYIFRQVFS encoded by the exons ATGAAAGTGACAGATATTAAGCAAAATACAAGTATGCTGTTTAATATAACGCTTTGTAAGGCGTGTCTTCAGAGATTGGTAGCCACAAACAAGTTTGTCAG GTTAAAAAGTCATTATGCTGTCCTAGGTGTTTCCAATACTGCAACACAAAAACAGATCAGAGATGCCTACTTAAAACTTTCGAAACAG CATCACCCTGATCAAAATAGGCAGGATCCCAAAAGTCATGAAAAATTCGTAAAGATAAATGAAGCATATGAAGTTTTGAGTAAAGACTCTAGTCGACGTAGCTATGACGATTCAGTTCGAGTGAGAAATCAGCCACGGCCGAATTTTAGAACGTCACATCGGCCGCCAAATTACTACAGTAGCGgacagttttatgaagatcaaggaCCTTTTAGCGACCATAATcaatatgacccatattcaaagagAAATGCCGGCAGTCATTATGATCCGTTCTCGTCGTACGGTTACGAACACTACCAAAGACAAAG gcCCAAAACCAACAGATCAAGATCACACGAGTTTTTTAGCGATGCTGCATTGAAACGATTAGTGGTGTTCTATGTGCTCGGTTATGTTATCATACCCTATTTTGTTCTGGCAAAATTATTTGCCTATATATTTAGGCAAGTATTCAGTTAA
- the LOC123538352 gene encoding uncharacterized protein LOC123538352 isoform X11 produces the protein MKVTDIKQNTSMLFNITLCKACLQRLVATNKFVRLKSHYAVLGVSNTATQKQIRDAYLKLSKQHHPDQNRQDPKSHEKFVKINEAYEVLSKDSSRRSYDDSVRVRNQPRPNFRTSHRPPNYYSSGQFYEDQGPFSDHNQYDPYSKRNAGSHYDPFSSYGYEHYQRQRGSYSYSDPPTDRSIILVALLISFHVLAYIELYRKLMEEQVSPCNM, from the exons ATGAAAGTGACAGATATTAAGCAAAATACAAGTATGCTGTTTAATATAACGCTTTGTAAGGCGTGTCTTCAGAGATTGGTAGCCACAAACAAGTTTGTCAG GTTAAAAAGTCATTATGCTGTCCTAGGTGTTTCCAATACTGCAACACAAAAACAGATCAGAGATGCCTACTTAAAACTTTCGAAACAG CATCACCCTGATCAAAATAGGCAGGATCCCAAAAGTCATGAAAAATTCGTAAAGATAAATGAAGCATATGAAGTTTTGAGTAAAGACTCTAGTCGACGTAGCTATGACGATTCAGTTCGAGTGAGAAATCAGCCACGGCCGAATTTTAGAACGTCACATCGGCCGCCAAATTACTACAGTAGCGgacagttttatgaagatcaaggaCCTTTTAGCGACCATAATcaatatgacccatattcaaagagAAATGCCGGCAGTCATTATGATCCGTTCTCGTCGTACGGTTACGAACACTACCAAAGACAAAG AGGTTCGTATAGTTACTCTGATCCACCCACAGACAGAAGTATTATTTTAGTGGCTCTACTGATCTCGTTCCATGTTCTGGCATATATAGAACTTTACCGTAAACTCATGGAAGAGCAAGTATCACCTTGTAATATGTGA